One segment of Pasteurella skyensis DNA contains the following:
- the rppH gene encoding RNA pyrophosphohydrolase — translation MIDSDGYRPNVGIVICNKSGQVLWAKRFGQNSWQFPQGGVKEGESIETAMYRELYEEVGLTKNDVRLIWASKYWLKYKLPKRLIRNEGTRPVCIGQKQRWFLLQLVAGENAIKLDAINNPEFDGWRWVSFWYPVRQVVSFKRDVYRKAMKEFAQVLSQNNHRYFDNTEHSKGEKSPRSKHHRKSSWRKR, via the coding sequence TTGATCGATTCTGATGGATACCGCCCAAATGTTGGCATAGTTATTTGTAATAAAAGTGGACAAGTTCTATGGGCAAAACGGTTTGGACAAAACTCTTGGCAATTTCCTCAAGGGGGAGTGAAAGAGGGCGAAAGCATAGAAACAGCAATGTACCGTGAGCTTTATGAAGAAGTTGGTTTAACAAAGAATGATGTACGGTTAATTTGGGCATCTAAATATTGGTTAAAATATAAATTACCTAAACGTTTAATTCGCAATGAAGGCACTCGTCCCGTTTGTATTGGACAAAAACAGCGATGGTTTTTGTTGCAATTAGTCGCTGGTGAAAATGCGATAAAGCTTGATGCAATAAACAATCCCGAATTTGATGGTTGGCGTTGGGTCAGTTTTTGGTATCCCGTTCGTCAGGTTGTCTCTTTCAAACGAGATGTTTATCGTAAGGCAATGAAAGAGTTTGCTCAAGTGCTAAGTCAAAACAATCATCGATACTTTGATAATACAGAGCATTCCAAAGGCGAAAAAAGTCCTCGATCAAAGCATCATCGCAAATCATCGTGGAGAAAGCGTTAA
- a CDS encoding SIMPL domain-containing protein (The SIMPL domain is named for its presence in mouse protein SIMPL (signalling molecule that associates with mouse pelle-like kinase). Bacterial member BP26, from Brucella, was shown to assemble into a channel-like structure, while YggE from E. coli has been associated with resistance to oxidative stress.), which translates to MKLQKYWVILPLITATFTALAEEKTDQKYQSTFHFSTEVRRTVDKDLMFASVYSRKTGESLAKLRTFVSKNLNEVLELAKQYPTIEVEATGIQNYPHYKKEKVKGWEAQGDIRFKSKDFEAMEKLLNGLGDEIALNSIDFSVSPEKMAVLEDEMTAEMIQKLQHKADIIKKGLNAKSYILSNIQLDSVNNRPRQLYRGQMAQMTYASKSSFQDEDSLPLEAGKETIVTRASGTVKFKQ; encoded by the coding sequence ATGAAATTGCAAAAATATTGGGTCATCTTACCGCTTATCACAGCGACATTCACAGCTTTGGCGGAAGAAAAAACGGATCAGAAGTATCAATCTACTTTCCATTTTTCAACTGAAGTGCGCCGTACAGTAGATAAAGATTTGATGTTTGCGTCTGTGTATAGTCGTAAAACAGGGGAGTCTTTGGCGAAGTTAAGAACCTTTGTCTCTAAAAATTTAAACGAAGTACTTGAGTTGGCAAAACAATATCCAACGATTGAAGTAGAAGCGACAGGGATTCAAAATTATCCACACTACAAAAAAGAAAAAGTGAAAGGGTGGGAAGCACAAGGGGATATTCGTTTTAAAAGTAAAGATTTTGAAGCGATGGAAAAATTACTTAATGGGCTAGGTGATGAGATTGCATTAAACTCCATTGATTTTAGTGTTTCTCCAGAGAAGATGGCCGTGTTAGAAGATGAAATGACGGCTGAAATGATTCAAAAATTACAACATAAAGCGGATATCATTAAAAAAGGGTTGAATGCAAAAAGTTATATTTTATCTAATATTCAATTAGATAGTGTTAATAATAGACCTAGACAACTTTATCGTGGTCAAATGGCACAAATGACTTATGCTTCAAAATCCAGTTTTCAAGATGAAGATAGCTTACCATTAGAAGCGGGTAAAGAGACGATTGTTACTCGAGCATCGGGTACGGTCAAATTTAAGCAATAA
- the agaD gene encoding PTS galactosamine transporter subunit IID — MESNKVITKSDITKLAIRSSFLQASFNYERMQSCGFLYSQLPLLKKIHKDKKDLSDAMNDNLEFINTHPNLVGFLMGLLVSLEEAKEKRATIKGLKLALFAPLAGIGDAIFWFTLLPIMAGVCASLAMSGSVLGPILFFAVYLAIWLLRIPLTHLGYNLGINAVERIKKESDIIAKGATILGVTVIGGLIASYVHINVISEIVVNAQKTVSVQTDFFDKIFPNILGLGYVLSMYYLLTKKRFNPIMLIAITFGLSILLSFLGIL, encoded by the coding sequence ATGGAATCTAATAAAGTTATTACCAAATCAGATATTACCAAACTTGCTATTCGTTCATCATTTTTGCAAGCAAGTTTTAACTATGAAAGAATGCAATCTTGTGGTTTTCTATACTCACAATTACCTTTGTTAAAGAAAATTCATAAAGATAAAAAAGATCTTTCTGATGCAATGAATGATAATTTGGAATTTATCAATACCCATCCAAACCTTGTTGGCTTTTTAATGGGATTACTTGTTTCATTAGAAGAAGCAAAAGAAAAACGAGCGACAATCAAAGGGCTGAAACTGGCATTATTTGCTCCTTTAGCAGGGATTGGTGATGCGATATTTTGGTTCACCTTGTTACCAATTATGGCAGGGGTATGTGCTTCTTTGGCAATGTCAGGTAGCGTACTTGGACCCATTTTATTTTTTGCGGTTTACCTTGCCATTTGGCTATTACGCATTCCTTTAACCCATCTTGGGTATAATTTAGGAATAAATGCTGTTGAACGCATTAAGAAAGAGTCCGATATTATCGCAAAAGGGGCAACTATTTTAGGGGTCACTGTAATCGGTGGTTTAATTGCGTCCTATGTCCATATTAATGTTATCAGTGAGATAGTGGTCAATGCTCAAAAAACCGTTTCTGTTCAAACAGACTTTTTTGATAAGATTTTTCCAAATATTTTAGGATTAGGCTATGTATTAAGTATGTATTATCTGCTTACTAAAAAACGTTTTAATCCTATTATGTTGATTGCCATTACATTTGGGCTTTCTATTCTATTATCCTTCTTGGGTATTTTATAA
- the agaC gene encoding PTS galactosamine transporter subunit IIC: MEITLLQGIGIAIMALIVGIDFWFEALFIFRPIIVATLTGAILGDLQTGLMVGGLTELAFAGLTPAGGVQPPNPILAGVMGTVLAYTTGSTPQASMALALPFSFLMQYIILFCYSAFTIFMVKADEAADNADVQSIAKINITTTAIIGCIYAIVVFLCVYIAQEPMKVFVNSLPQWLTHGFEVTGGILPAVGFGMLLKVLLKLEYVPYLIIGFVMASFLTFSNLLPVAAVGFALAMLMYNIGKERSQILSSISTITRKVEDEEDGI; encoded by the coding sequence ATGGAAATTACTTTGTTACAAGGAATTGGAATTGCCATAATGGCTTTAATTGTTGGTATTGATTTTTGGTTTGAGGCACTTTTTATTTTTAGACCAATTATCGTTGCCACTTTAACAGGTGCCATTTTAGGTGATTTACAAACAGGTTTAATGGTTGGTGGTTTAACTGAACTTGCTTTTGCAGGTTTAACACCAGCAGGAGGTGTGCAACCACCAAATCCTATTTTGGCAGGTGTAATGGGAACGGTACTCGCTTATACCACAGGATCAACCCCACAGGCTTCTATGGCTTTGGCTTTACCATTTAGCTTTTTAATGCAATATATCATTTTATTCTGCTACTCGGCATTTACTATTTTTATGGTTAAAGCTGATGAAGCGGCTGATAACGCAGATGTACAAAGTATTGCAAAAATAAATATAACCACTACTGCAATTATTGGATGTATTTATGCCATTGTTGTGTTCTTATGTGTTTATATTGCTCAAGAACCAATGAAAGTGTTTGTGAATAGTTTACCTCAATGGCTTACTCACGGATTTGAAGTAACAGGAGGAATTTTACCAGCAGTTGGTTTTGGTATGTTATTAAAAGTATTACTCAAACTGGAATATGTTCCTTACCTCATTATTGGATTTGTAATGGCGAGTTTCTTAACCTTCTCAAACTTACTTCCAGTAGCAGCAGTAGGGTTTGCTCTTGCAATGTTAATGTATAACATTGGTAAAGAGCGTAGTCAGATATTATCCAGTATTAGTACAATCACACGAAAAGTGGAGGACGAAGAAGATGGAATCTAA
- the agaB gene encoding PTS galactosamine transporter subunit IIB, translating to MPILLTRIDNRLIHGQVGMTWVMTLQSNLVVVVDDDVAEDPLQQQLMASVLQTSGAGVRFFSIEKMINVIHKASDRQKIFIVVPTPEVAWKLIEGGVPIEEVNIGNMHFSKGKTQLSKKVYVDETDLDYLHKIRDYGVELYIQDVPGDSKEFIK from the coding sequence ATGCCTATCTTACTCACTCGTATAGACAATCGTTTAATTCACGGACAAGTTGGAATGACTTGGGTAATGACCCTTCAATCTAATCTTGTTGTAGTCGTTGATGACGATGTCGCAGAAGATCCACTTCAACAGCAACTTATGGCAAGTGTTTTGCAAACCTCAGGTGCTGGCGTGCGTTTTTTCAGTATTGAAAAAATGATTAACGTTATTCATAAAGCTTCAGATCGACAGAAAATTTTTATTGTTGTTCCAACTCCAGAAGTTGCTTGGAAGCTGATTGAAGGGGGTGTACCGATTGAAGAAGTGAATATTGGTAATATGCACTTTTCAAAAGGAAAAACACAATTAAGTAAAAAAGTCTATGTTGATGAAACAGACTTAGACTATTTACACAAAATCCGAGATTATGGCGTTGAGCTGTATATACAGGATGTTCCCGGAGATAGTAAGGAATTTATTAAATAA
- the tsaA gene encoding tRNA (N6-threonylcarbamoyladenosine(37)-N6)-methyltransferase TrmO, protein MMELQPITCYPVGIIHTPYGEKFSVPRQPNLVAEGKGILRLLPPYNTEESVRGLSEFSHLWLLFQFHHIPQGKVQTTVRPPRLGGNQRVGVFASRSTHRPNPIGLSKVALEKIEYNNGEVLLYLGSVDLVDGTPILDIKPYLAYADSEVNAKSGFAQHKPTPKLTVTFTQEAKQAVTSCQKFAKYQIDDPIAFIRDVIAQDPRPAYQQGKLTDRVYGMLLAECNIRWKIDTENPYQAIVVEIKNTQNFKK, encoded by the coding sequence ATGATGGAACTTCAACCAATTACGTGCTATCCAGTGGGAATTATTCATACGCCTTACGGTGAAAAATTTTCTGTGCCACGTCAGCCAAATTTAGTGGCTGAGGGTAAGGGAATATTGCGTTTACTCCCTCCTTACAATACAGAAGAGAGTGTTCGAGGGCTAAGTGAATTTAGCCATTTATGGTTATTATTTCAATTTCATCATATTCCACAAGGTAAAGTACAAACCACAGTGCGACCTCCTCGTTTAGGGGGTAATCAACGTGTAGGAGTGTTTGCAAGTCGCTCTACTCATCGTCCTAATCCCATTGGCTTATCAAAAGTGGCATTAGAAAAAATCGAATATAACAATGGAGAAGTATTGCTCTATTTAGGCAGTGTGGATTTAGTTGACGGTACGCCAATTTTAGATATTAAACCTTATCTCGCCTATGCTGATAGCGAAGTCAATGCAAAATCTGGTTTTGCACAACATAAACCTACCCCAAAATTAACCGTCACCTTTACGCAAGAGGCGAAACAAGCGGTCACATCTTGTCAAAAATTTGCAAAATATCAGATCGATGATCCGATTGCATTTATCCGAGACGTTATCGCACAAGATCCACGCCCTGCTTATCAACAAGGTAAACTGACTGATCGAGTATATGGAATGTTACTGGCTGAGTGTAATATCCGTTGGAAAATCGATACAGAAAATCCTTATCAGGCAATAGTGGTTGAAATTAAAAACACCCAAAATTTCAAAAAATAA
- a CDS encoding 1,4-dihydroxy-2-naphthoate polyprenyltransferase — MNKPSTFSIWITTARPKTLPLALASILVGAALASSVGAFNGITTFLAFLTTLLLQILSNFANDYGDHIQGSDTAERIGPLRAIQQGEITKEQLKKAIYILISLVLISGFTLLIYAYQSWQDLFVFSLLGFLAIISAITYTVGNKPYGYLGLGDMSVLLFFGFLAVLGTFYLQTHYLSLTLLLPAFGCGLLSVAVLNINNLRDIEQDRSAGKNTVVVRIGAENGRIYHFILLTLAVTSYLLFAIFTQHTWQSFLFLGTTPLLLKHAITVYQYKEPKQLRPQLGKMAGLALITNIIFSLGINL; from the coding sequence ATGAATAAACCATCAACATTTTCAATTTGGATAACAACGGCACGTCCAAAAACCTTGCCTTTAGCTTTAGCCTCTATTTTAGTAGGAGCGGCATTAGCGTCATCGGTCGGTGCATTTAATGGTATTACAACATTTTTGGCTTTTTTAACCACCCTGTTATTGCAAATTCTCTCTAACTTTGCAAATGATTATGGTGATCATATTCAAGGCTCTGACACCGCTGAGCGTATTGGCCCATTAAGAGCTATTCAACAAGGTGAAATTACAAAAGAACAACTGAAAAAAGCGATATATATTCTTATCAGTTTAGTATTAATCAGTGGATTTACATTACTTATTTACGCCTATCAATCGTGGCAAGATCTGTTTGTTTTTTCTTTGCTCGGTTTTTTAGCGATTATTAGTGCAATTACTTATACCGTCGGTAATAAACCTTATGGTTACTTAGGATTAGGTGATATGTCTGTATTACTGTTCTTTGGTTTCCTTGCCGTATTAGGCACCTTTTATTTACAAACCCATTATCTCTCCCTGACGTTATTACTCCCTGCATTTGGCTGTGGTTTACTTTCTGTCGCTGTACTCAATATTAATAATCTACGAGATATTGAGCAAGATAGAAGCGCAGGTAAAAACACGGTGGTAGTGAGAATTGGAGCAGAAAATGGACGTATTTATCATTTTATTTTGCTTACTCTAGCGGTCACATCTTACTTACTTTTTGCAATTTTTACGCAGCACACTTGGCAAAGTTTCCTTTTTTTAGGAACAACGCCTTTATTGCTAAAACACGCCATAACGGTTTATCAGTATAAAGAGCCAAAACAGCTTCGTCCACAACTCGGTAAAATGGCAGGATTAGCGCTAATAACGAATATCATATTTAGCTTAGGTATAAACTTATAA
- the brnQ gene encoding branched-chain amino acid transport system II carrier protein — protein MNKNTFVVGFMLFAIFFGAGNLIFPPKLGFDSGVEFWPAIIGFVVTGVGLPLLGIIVATQYEGGYKKALENIHPWISLLLLGAIYLTIGPFFAIPRTAATSFDMAVIPFIGETDPISLFIFTAIYFGITLWVSLNPTKMVDRIGAILTPILLIAIIALVLRMTGILIGSENIHTTTTMKMPLVDGFLEGYQTMDALASFAFSVVVMNAIRSKNTKETSLAKQAMIASVIAAVALGFIYISIGWIGNNMLLTQQTLSEVAERGQNLGVFILNDAATQSFGVLGRSVLGLIVTLACLTTSIGLVVATSSYFNSIFSKISYRNYTILFTLIGFGLANQGLNAVISKSIPVLLVLYPISMTAMLLLLVNLMMPLSKLAKGVPIILVTIVSILSVMGSEIVASLPLKAYSMEWLPVAIIGCVIGFAISKIKA, from the coding sequence ATGAATAAAAACACCTTTGTCGTTGGCTTTATGCTGTTTGCTATTTTTTTCGGTGCAGGAAATTTAATTTTTCCACCTAAATTAGGGTTTGATAGTGGTGTGGAGTTTTGGCCTGCAATTATTGGTTTTGTGGTTACTGGCGTTGGTTTACCTCTTTTAGGTATTATCGTTGCAACACAATATGAAGGGGGATATAAAAAAGCATTAGAAAATATTCATCCTTGGATTTCGTTATTACTTTTAGGTGCTATCTATTTAACCATTGGACCATTCTTTGCCATTCCTCGTACTGCAGCAACATCATTTGATATGGCGGTCATTCCATTTATTGGTGAAACAGATCCTATTTCTCTATTTATCTTTACTGCTATTTATTTTGGCATCACCCTATGGGTCAGTTTAAACCCAACTAAAATGGTTGATCGTATTGGTGCAATCCTTACCCCTATACTTTTAATTGCCATTATTGCATTAGTACTTCGAATGACGGGTATTTTAATCGGAAGTGAAAATATTCACACCACAACTACAATGAAAATGCCTTTAGTTGACGGCTTTTTAGAAGGTTATCAAACAATGGATGCCCTTGCTTCATTCGCTTTCTCTGTAGTCGTGATGAATGCGATTCGTAGTAAAAATACAAAAGAGACCAGCTTGGCAAAACAAGCAATGATTGCCAGTGTTATCGCAGCCGTTGCACTTGGATTTATTTATATTTCCATTGGTTGGATTGGTAATAATATGCTTTTAACCCAACAAACATTGTCAGAAGTTGCTGAAAGAGGTCAAAACTTAGGTGTCTTTATCTTAAATGATGCTGCCACACAATCTTTTGGTGTATTAGGCAGAAGTGTACTGGGTTTAATTGTAACTTTAGCCTGTTTAACAACATCAATTGGCTTGGTAGTCGCAACCTCTTCTTACTTTAATAGCATCTTTTCAAAAATCTCTTATCGTAATTATACTATCTTATTTACGTTAATTGGTTTTGGTTTAGCCAATCAAGGACTAAATGCCGTTATCAGTAAGTCGATTCCTGTATTATTAGTGCTTTATCCAATTTCTATGACAGCAATGTTACTACTGCTGGTTAATTTAATGATGCCCTTATCAAAATTAGCCAAAGGTGTTCCAATTATATTAGTAACCATCGTGTCAATTCTGTCTGTAATGGGTTCAGAAATTGTTGCGAGCCTGCCACTGAAAGCCTATTCAATGGAATGGCTTCCTGTTGCTATTATTGGTTGTGTGATTGGTTTTGCTATAAGTAAAATAAAAGCTTAG
- the prmC gene encoding peptide chain release factor N(5)-glutamine methyltransferase, translating to MNYAQWMKYATIQLSKNKATDPYLNPKSDANLLLQVVTGRSKSSLFAFTETELSETELQQLSALLSRRLTGEPMAYIMGEKEFWSLPLKVATSTLIPRPDTERLVEIALEFALKRLDQKENLQILDLGTGTGAIALALATELGKKVQIIGIDKSLNAVQLAEQNRQNLKLNQVRFLQSDWYEALDMQRFDLIVSNPPYIDKQDVNLQQGDVRFEPRSALIAEQQGLSDLQKIITHAPLYLKPQGALFLEHGWQQAKQVQQLFSTSLWYAPQTEKDYNHNDRVTWAILK from the coding sequence ATGAACTATGCTCAATGGATGAAATACGCCACAATACAATTATCAAAAAATAAAGCAACAGATCCTTACTTAAATCCTAAATCTGATGCAAACTTGTTATTACAAGTTGTAACAGGACGATCTAAATCAAGTCTGTTTGCTTTTACAGAAACAGAACTGTCAGAAACTGAATTACAACAACTGTCAGCACTACTCTCTCGCCGTTTAACAGGTGAGCCAATGGCATATATTATGGGAGAAAAAGAATTTTGGTCACTTCCTTTGAAAGTTGCCACTTCAACTTTAATTCCTCGTCCTGATACGGAAAGATTGGTTGAAATTGCACTTGAATTTGCGTTGAAGCGGTTAGATCAAAAGGAAAATTTGCAAATTTTAGATTTAGGAACAGGAACGGGGGCTATTGCACTCGCTCTTGCTACTGAATTAGGAAAAAAAGTACAAATTATAGGTATTGATAAATCATTAAATGCAGTACAATTAGCAGAACAGAATCGTCAAAACTTGAAACTTAATCAAGTGAGATTTTTGCAAAGTGATTGGTATGAGGCTTTAGATATGCAAAGATTTGACCTTATTGTGAGCAATCCGCCTTATATTGATAAACAAGATGTCAATTTGCAACAGGGAGACGTTCGTTTTGAACCACGTTCAGCCCTTATTGCTGAACAACAAGGATTAAGTGATTTACAAAAAATCATTACTCACGCACCACTATATTTAAAACCTCAAGGAGCGTTATTCCTTGAACATGGGTGGCAACAAGCAAAACAGGTACAACAATTATTTTCAACATCGTTATGGTATGCACCTCAAACAGAAAAAGATTATAATCATAACGATCGTGTTACTTGGGCAATTTTAAAGTAA
- a CDS encoding SirB1 family protein, whose translation MDKQIKLNKQLQQFLYKELIRISLMVDGTITEPQIFGQMSALVKKARYQVNGETTELKINQLLDLVYNEWGFHCHHQEYFHTENLLIHKVLRQRRGMPVSLGAVVLYLAAAINLPLYPVNFPTQLIIRADYINDANRQTTRFINPWSGQDLSFQQLEKWLEGEIGFEAEMSMEFTKIADCDELLERLETVAKMALTREGKYEEALRLIEYRLFITPNDPYEIRDRGMVLASLDCYQAAVDDLNYFIEQCPDDPSALMLKLEMPTLLKQTEIHRVH comes from the coding sequence ATGGACAAACAAATAAAATTAAATAAACAACTTCAACAATTTTTATATAAAGAATTAATAAGAATTAGTTTGATGGTTGATGGAACAATAACAGAACCTCAAATATTTGGGCAAATGTCAGCATTGGTCAAAAAAGCACGTTATCAAGTCAACGGTGAAACAACAGAGCTAAAAATCAACCAATTGCTAGACTTAGTTTACAACGAATGGGGATTTCATTGTCACCATCAAGAATATTTTCATACAGAAAACTTATTGATACATAAAGTGCTACGCCAAAGACGTGGTATGCCAGTGTCATTAGGTGCAGTGGTGCTATACCTTGCAGCCGCTATAAATTTACCTCTCTACCCCGTTAATTTTCCGACGCAATTAATTATTCGAGCAGATTATATTAATGATGCAAATCGTCAAACTACACGTTTTATCAATCCGTGGAGTGGACAGGATCTCTCTTTCCAACAACTTGAAAAATGGTTAGAAGGTGAAATTGGCTTTGAAGCGGAAATGTCAATGGAGTTTACCAAAATCGCCGATTGTGACGAGTTGTTAGAACGTTTAGAAACCGTTGCCAAAATGGCTTTAACTCGTGAAGGTAAATACGAAGAGGCACTAAGACTCATCGAATATCGCCTTTTTATTACCCCTAACGACCCCTATGAAATCCGAGATAGAGGAATGGTGTTAGCCAGTTTAGATTGCTATCAAGCAGCGGTAGATGATCTCAATTATTTTATCGAACAATGCCCAGATGACCCTTCTGCATTAATGTTAAAACTTGAGATGCCAACATTATTAAAACAGACAGAAATACATAGGGTGCATTAA
- the kdsA gene encoding 3-deoxy-8-phosphooctulonate synthase: MKNKIVQLDHIQIANDKPFVLFGGMNVLESRDMAMAVCEKYVEVTNKLNVPYVFKASFDKANRSSIHSYRGPGMEDGLKIFQELKETFGVKIITDVHEIYQCQPVADVVDIIQLPAFLARQTDLVEAMARTGAIINVKKPQFLSPGQMGNIVEKIAECGNDKVILCDRGANFGYDNLVVDMLGFGVMKKASQGSPVIFDVTHSLQCRDPFGAASGGRRDQVTELARSGMAIGLAGLFLEAHPNPNEAKCDGPSALPLSALEAFVAQMKAIDDLVKSFPELDTSN, from the coding sequence ATGAAAAACAAAATAGTTCAACTCGATCATATTCAAATCGCTAATGACAAACCTTTTGTCCTCTTTGGTGGAATGAATGTATTAGAAAGCCGTGATATGGCAATGGCAGTCTGTGAAAAGTATGTTGAAGTCACCAATAAACTCAACGTACCTTATGTGTTTAAAGCCTCTTTTGATAAAGCAAATCGCTCTTCTATTCACTCTTATCGTGGTCCTGGTATGGAAGACGGATTAAAAATTTTTCAAGAGCTAAAAGAGACCTTTGGGGTAAAAATCATTACCGATGTACACGAAATTTACCAATGCCAACCTGTTGCTGATGTCGTTGATATTATTCAATTACCTGCATTCCTTGCTCGTCAAACCGATTTAGTCGAAGCGATGGCTCGTACTGGAGCAATTATCAACGTGAAAAAACCTCAATTTTTAAGTCCAGGGCAAATGGGAAATATTGTTGAAAAAATTGCAGAATGTGGAAATGATAAAGTCATTTTATGTGATCGTGGCGCAAATTTTGGATATGATAATTTAGTGGTGGATATGCTTGGATTTGGTGTAATGAAAAAAGCCTCTCAAGGTAGCCCTGTGATTTTTGATGTAACCCACTCATTACAATGTCGTGATCCTTTTGGTGCAGCTTCTGGCGGTCGTCGAGATCAAGTTACAGAACTAGCACGTTCAGGAATGGCAATTGGCTTAGCGGGTTTATTTTTAGAAGCCCATCCAAATCCAAATGAAGCAAAATGTGATGGACCTTCTGCATTACCTCTCTCTGCTTTAGAAGCCTTTGTTGCTCAAATGAAAGCAATTGATGATTTAGTGAAATCTTTTCCTGAATTAGATACCTCAAATTAA
- a CDS encoding thymidylate synthase, translating into MKQYLDLCQRIVDQGKWVENKRTGKRCLTVINADLTYDVAQGEFPLVTTRKSFWKAAIAELLGYIRGYDSAADFRQIGSKSWDANANQNEEWLANPHRKGEDDMGLVYGAVGRNFPKPDGGSVDLLRQIVDDLKQGIDNRGEIYTFYHPGAFHLGCLRPCLHSHHFSLLDGTLYLNSTQRSADVPLGLNWNMVQCYTFLALMAQITGHKAGQAYHKIVNAHIYEDQLELMRDVQLKRTPLKAPKLNINPNIKTLEDLETWVTLDDFEVEGYESYEPIKYPFSV; encoded by the coding sequence ATGAAACAGTATTTAGACTTATGCCAACGAATTGTTGATCAAGGAAAATGGGTTGAAAATAAAAGAACAGGAAAACGTTGTTTAACGGTAATCAACGCTGATTTAACCTATGATGTTGCTCAAGGAGAATTTCCATTAGTGACAACGCGTAAAAGTTTTTGGAAAGCAGCTATTGCTGAATTACTTGGTTATATTCGAGGCTACGATAGTGCGGCTGATTTTCGTCAGATAGGTTCAAAATCGTGGGATGCTAATGCTAACCAAAACGAGGAGTGGCTTGCTAATCCGCATCGTAAAGGTGAAGATGATATGGGATTAGTTTATGGTGCTGTTGGTCGCAACTTTCCTAAACCAGATGGTGGAAGTGTTGATTTGCTACGTCAAATTGTTGATGACTTGAAACAAGGTATTGATAATAGAGGCGAAATTTATACTTTTTATCATCCTGGTGCATTTCATTTAGGTTGTTTACGTCCTTGCTTACATAGTCATCATTTTTCATTACTTGATGGCACATTATATTTAAACAGTACTCAGCGCTCAGCAGATGTACCACTAGGTTTAAACTGGAATATGGTGCAATGCTACACTTTTCTTGCCTTGATGGCACAAATCACAGGACATAAAGCTGGGCAGGCTTATCACAAAATTGTAAATGCTCATATTTATGAAGATCAGCTTGAATTAATGCGAGATGTTCAATTAAAACGTACTCCATTAAAAGCACCTAAATTAAACATAAATCCTAATATTAAAACATTAGAAGATTTAGAAACGTGGGTGACTTTAGATGATTTTGAAGTTGAAGGATATGAAAGTTATGAACCGATTAAATATCCTTTTTCAGTTTAA
- the rpsU gene encoding 30S ribosomal protein S21, which translates to MPVIKVRENESFDVALRRFKRSCEKAGILAEARAREFYDKPTSIRKREKASLAKRHAKRNARENARNNRLY; encoded by the coding sequence ATGCCAGTAATTAAAGTTCGTGAAAATGAATCATTTGACGTTGCATTACGTCGTTTTAAACGCTCTTGCGAAAAAGCAGGTATTTTAGCGGAAGCTCGTGCTCGTGAATTCTACGACAAACCAACAAGTATTCGTAAACGTGAAAAAGCATCTTTAGCTAAACGTCACGCTAAACGCAATGCGCGAGAAAATGCTCGTAACAATCGTTTATATTAA